The Mycolicibacterium fluoranthenivorans genomic interval GCAGATGCTTGTGACCCCGGAGCTCAAGAACGAACTCAATCGCAACTCTGACGACAAAGAACGTCAAAGGTTGATCCAGATCGCGCAAGGCTATCCTCAGCTCCCTGTCGCAGCATCGACTGCCGATGAGAAGGTGGGCCTTTTGTTACAGCGGTTACCGAAGCCTCCCGAGTCGATACAAGACCAAAGCGATGCGCGCCACGTGGCCTATGCAATGGCAGCCGGCATCGAAATCGTCGTGACACAGGACCGCAACGCCAAGTCGCGTCTCGGGGAAGCCGCACGCGACCTTGGCGTGACGATCACGAACCCGTTCGAGCTCGTCGTCCGAATAGATGAACTTGAAGATCAACCGTCGTATTCGCCCCAAGCACTGAAATCGACTGGCTATACGCTGGCCGAAGCGGGATCGGACGATTCGGAATTGAAGGATTTCATCAATACCGCGCGGGGAGAAAGACGCGCTCAATACTCGGCTACGTGCAACCAACTAGCGGCGCGCAGGCCCCACTCTCATCGACTTCTATTACGGGACCCACTCGGGCTACCGATCGGGCTAATCGGCACCACTTCGAAGTCTGACAAGCTGACGGTCTCGCTTTTGAGGATTCACAACTGCCCACTACAGAGCAGCGTCGCCACCCAGCTTGTGGGGCATCTCCGTGCGCTTGCCTCTGACCAGCGCGCCGGGGCGATAGTCGTAAGCGACGAGGGTCTGGACAGTTCACTATTCGAGGCACTTCTTGAAGACGGCTATCACCCGTTTCCGGGCGGAATGATCGCCGTCACAATCCGGGCAGCGCTGACCGGGAGCGAGCTCCGCGAACGCTGGTCGCGGATACTGGCCGCACTGACTGGCGCAGAACAGGCTGCCCTCCGAGCCCTGAATGAAGTTATTCAGGATCCATATACGCCATCTACCGCATACCAGCTAGAGCACCAGTTGCGACCCCTACGATTACTCGACTGCGATCTGGACACTTGGATCCTGTCGATCAAGCCCGGATTTGCCACGAATCTATTCGGCTACCCGCCGCAGCTATTTGAGCGCCAATCTGACCTCGGCATTCAACGCGAGCACGTGTACTTTCGAGGAGCGAAGTCGGGCGAGAACTCGCCCGGCCGAATCCTTTGGTACGCAACTGATCCGAATAGGGAGATCTTTGCGATCAGCTCGCTCGTTGAAGTCCGTGACTTGGCGCCGGAGGCTGCCTACCGCAAGTATCGTCGCCTGGGGGTTTATGACCTTGATCGGCTTCGCGCCTCTGCAAAAAGCAATGGCACAGTGCGCGCGCTCCGCATCACAGACACCGAACTACTGCCCGCACCGATTCCACTCAAACGAATTCGTGAAATCGAACGCAAGACCGGTCGGATCCTACAGCTAGTGTCGGCAAACAAGATCAACGCAATGTGGTTTAGCGACCTTGTAGGGGAGGCATTCGGTCGTGGTTAGCGCTCATCCCACGGAACTCACACGCCTGATGCTGCTGTCGATCAAGCCAGGGCATGTGGACAACATCCTCAGCGGCTCAAAAACCGTCGAACTCCGGCGTATTCGCCCACAGGTCTCTGCCGGGCAGCCGATCGCGATCTACGCAACCATGCCCGTCGGGGCCGTTGTCGCCACATGTCGCGTTCGCAAGGTGGACGTCGCCTTGCCCGAAATCATCAAGGCCAGGCATCTGGGCCAGGCGGCGATATCCGCCACCGATTTCGACGCGTACTTCGCTGGATCAGGTCATGCCGTAGCAATACACGTCGATGAAGTCGCAGCGCTCGACAACCCAGTAACGCTCAATGAAATCCGATCCCGGCGCAGCGCCTACAATCCGCCTCAAACGTGGCACTTCTTCAACCGCACCCAGCTTCGTGACCTACTTGGCCACCACCTAGCTCATCACGATCTCTCCACGCTACTTGCGCGCTGACGCAGTCCGTTCGACCGGCCCCATCTCGCTCGTCGCTGGCGGTGCAAGAACGGTGCAAGCTGAATCCACTCAGTAAGCCAACACGATTATTCGCCGCGAGGACTCGCTTCGGTGCCCGACGGCAGAGCAATCCGCCCCGCTTGTCGCTCACCGTCGATTCGAGCAGGTAACACCTCAGCCAACTTGCGTCTGTGTCGCGCCGGGAGAGACTCCACGTCACCCCGAACCTTCTCATCGAGTCCGGGTAATCCAGATATCGTTGCCGACAGGATCTTTGACTCGGGCCGAACTGTGGTCTGCGGCCTCCGCACCAACTCGATTAACCACGGCATCGAAGTCGTTGACTTCAATGTTGAGCAGTACAGGCCTATGGGCGCCAGAGTCGTCCTTGTAACCTGCGAGAAAAACGAACCTCAAGAATCTGCCGATGTATAACTCGTTGGAACTCGGCCGGAAAGTATCGAGGCCGAGGCCG includes:
- a CDS encoding PIN domain-containing protein, producing the protein MIDTNIFLALHGRHPDSQVAQAIKGVSGRLQMLVTPELKNELNRNSDDKERQRLIQIAQGYPQLPVAASTADEKVGLLLQRLPKPPESIQDQSDARHVAYAMAAGIEIVVTQDRNAKSRLGEAARDLGVTITNPFELVVRIDELEDQPSYSPQALKSTGYTLAEAGSDDSELKDFINTARGERRAQYSATCNQLAARRPHSHRLLLRDPLGLPIGLIGTTSKSDKLTVSLLRIHNCPLQSSVATQLVGHLRALASDQRAGAIVVSDEGLDSSLFEALLEDGYHPFPGGMIAVTIRAALTGSELRERWSRILAALTGAEQAALRALNEVIQDPYTPSTAYQLEHQLRPLRLLDCDLDTWILSIKPGFATNLFGYPPQLFERQSDLGIQREHVYFRGAKSGENSPGRILWYATDPNREIFAISSLVEVRDLAPEAAYRKYRRLGVYDLDRLRASAKSNGTVRALRITDTELLPAPIPLKRIREIERKTGRILQLVSANKINAMWFSDLVGEAFGRG